TTTGACCAAGAAGAACGAAACAACGATCGAGCGAACAATGTTCTCGATCCTGCCCAAAGGCCACCCCGAAGGGGTCCGATCCTTGACCCGGAGAAAGTGTCGCTCACATTCAGCTCATCCAGAGTCCTATGATTGCCGATTCTGCAAGCGATCCTTTACCAAGCAATACAACCTTTTGATCCACGAACGAACCCATTCCGAAGTCGCACAGCCTTCTTTTGAGCTATCCATGTGTGAGATATGTGGCAAAGTGTTCCGGAAGTTTGAGGCCATGAAGAATCACAGGTAATTCATTCTTGAAATGCTTTCCCCCAATATAATGCCTTAAGCTCACAAGTTATGTTATGTTAGCTGTCTGACAAGAAGCTGGCATGCAAATCGCAAAGTTGtcaagtgattgatttttaaAATGTCAGAAAACCTTTATACACCTTACAATTCAAAAGAGaaccattcaatttgcttACGACATGGAAACCACCATCAAGTCATCCTCAATTTCGTTTCACATCTTAAATCTTACGGTTTGTATTCGTTTTAGGACGGATGAGTCTTATTTGCACCATCTGCCTTTTATTTCCATGCGATAATTCtgcatttttcaaaccaaaggcTAACCCAAGCATTTACTGTTTCTAAATTCAAACGTTAATAACTAATTGGAGGTCAGCTATTTCttgtcaaatgaaaaacaaatatctcTTTTTAGAGTACAGATGAATGAATCTGTGCTATTTTGCTAATGTGCAAAAAGACCTGATCAAAGTTGAAATGATGGTTTTAGTGTAATCGATTCACATGTGACCCACTTTTGCTCGGGATCATGGATTCACACCCAGGACTTTCCAGTCCTCCATTGCTCTAGGATATATGCCTGGAATACCTTGAACGGTGGCGCTGAAACTCAGAATGGGCCCTAATATCGCCTACTGATGAGAAAAAATAACATACTGTTCGTTGTTAAGTGATATctaaaatgtgattgaaatgTACAATGAGACCGATTAAGGTATTAAAAACATCCTTTTAAAAAGAGGCCCTCAACTGCAATCCAAGATGTACTAATCTGTCAATTTTCAGTCGTAGATGAACTTTTCATGGTACAGTTTACCAGGGAAGGTTTTGAGCCAATGTTGTATATACACTTCCCGCTTTTTATTACTGATGAAAAGTAAAGGCTGACGTATCGAAAATATAATGATTTAATGGTAGTTGTCCAACGCCCTCAGAAAAGTTACTGAGTTGAGCCGAGGCTATACTAATCATCAAAGGCCACCACTTGCAATTCATAAATACTTTTAAATCCATGGGATTGGAACTTTCGTACATCATTGTACCGGGTATGCCATGAGTCCTCGGGCACGTCTTTTAAATCTCGTAGCTCAGTGATTGAGAACGATATTTAAAACAAATTAATTGCAGGGGTATCTTAGCATATCTAGCGAGATATTTCGTTGCAACAGCTGATCTTAGTGTTTGAActtgtgtttgaaaaaaatgaaggaaaagaaaccgtgaaaaaataattttgtgtATTGTGCCTGGCGACAGCGCCAGGACCGTCGCGACCAACTTCAGCATCGCCAGGAGCACCATTTATAAGGTCAAGAACACGTATAATGCCACTGGCAACTTCAGTGATTGCccaaattataaaaaaaagaattcgaCTACTTCTGATCTCGATCAAGGGCAACCTGGAAGGCACCCAGTATAGCCGGATTCTTGGTGCAAAGGTCATCCCCGCCCTTATCAGCCACTGCAGTGCTTGGAACTGGGCAGGATGGTGCTCTTGGTCACACTTCTGATCTCACTCAGGAGTATCTGGAGTTGAAGTTGAGCTCCAATGGATTCGGGCCCAAGGAATTTTGGACCCCCTCATCCCGAACCTAAACCCAATGGACTTCTTCATTTGGATGCTTATTGAGGAGAAGGTCTGCAGAGTCTTCCACCCGAAGGCGGACTCCCTCATCATGGCCATGAATGTCAAGAGGGCCACCATGTCAGACGAGGCCATCATAAAGGCGTTCAAGTCATTCTGGAGACGGATGGAGGTGTGCATTGCTGCCAATGAGGGAGTGTTGGAAAAATTGATTACTTTCAATTGTGTGCTTGTCATCTTGTTTAAATCCCATTTACCCCTCGATCCCTTGTTCTCCAAGTGGACCTGGTTGAAGTTGTTAGTGAACTTTGTCCGAGGACTTTTGGCACAACTGGTACATATTCTATCAGATGAAACATTCATTTACGACGCATAGACTGATCAAAAGAGACAAAGGAAGATAAACTTAgtaatttggacaaaaatagATCTACTGGACAGAACAAGTAACTTGGACGTAAAATACTGAAAATGAGACggatgattttgaattgaaacaaagGGAAAAGAGATTGATACGTACCTCAAGTTaactggaaagaaaaatgttcaattaatGACCGCTTCGGGCGTCGTGGGCATAATGAAGTAGCACCGCTCTGTTGACTTACTTCGTCGGGAATGTCTTCGTAGTCATATGTGTTGATGATAATATATAAATACAAAATTTGCATAATTCAAATTACATTTAGCATGACAATGACATCGAAGATCCTTATTAAAAACCCATTGGCTGATATAACATTCATATAAAGTCTTTTTAATCGCCGATAAGTAGTCTGTTGTATAGCACTCAGGTTTTAATCAGTTAGGCAAAGATGAAAGGCATGCTAAAGAGTccgtttttttaaaacaaagcTTGATAAAGATGAGAGCGCCGAATTTATTTGGATTAATTCCTCCGAGAAAACTCTTCACTAGGTTTAGAGAATTTATTTTtgtaaaaaggaaaaacaaaagataCATTTCCTCAGAAACTCTAAATTTGACAAATAACATTGAAATTCGGAGAAAAATGTTTAGCGATGAATAAACCAACGCTCGTCCAACATTACCCTGTTACCAATCCTGACTCTTCGTACGGACAGtacgaaaaagaaattgagttcgATACTCTAAGAACgtgacaaaatatgtgattGAAAAGAGATATTTCAATAGTAGCTCTTTCAAAATATCGGTAACGAACTTCTACAAGAAAATACATGACTTCAAATCTATGGGTTGCAAtaataaaattcaataagCAAAGTGAGTAGCCGTAAAATATTCAGCATTGTTGCATACCATGTGAGCATAGGTGTCCTCAGTTCGGTTTCCTTTCCTGATCTTTCTCAAACACACTTGACCTAGTACACAGCAAATCCACtccaaaaagaaggagaacCATCttgaagtcagactttggCGATAGACCTTACTTTGGCACCATCAATCAGATGATTGTATAGATTGATGCGGTGGTTGGCGTCGCTGGTTAGATCCTTGCAcccaaagtggaacaaatcaGACCTCTTTGACTTAAAAGCTTTCAAGATCCTATTCATCATTCTTCAAGGGATGGTGGGTTATGTAAACCAGACAAGAATGCATGAATGTATTAGTTCTCAAAGCAAACAGTATTGCCGATTACAGTGAAGCCAATGGATTCATTTTTAAACCAACTATTCGTAGGGTGAAGAATTTTATGTGAAGAGATCGGAATAAAACTGTGGTATTAACATCCATGTCAAACCTAATTTTAAATTTAACAGTACAAATTCAgcattggtttcaatttttttgttacgCTTTGTTTTTCAAACTGGCATTAATTTACGTTGCAATGTTCAGACAAAACAAGGTACCAAAACGCAGTGATAAGTAGAAAAAAGTGGTTCACTAATACGTTTGGTAATCCAAGTGAAATGACTTATTGCTGATTTGGTTTCTACTAATACGTTTCAGTTTGCCTCTAGATTAACAAAAACTCATGACTTTTTCATTGTGGTCAATGTTGTGACACAAGTTTAGAATTATTCCGGGACGGCATCTCTTTGTTCTGCATACAACAAAAGAATAATGTCAGTTCGTCTAAGTTTGTACAAATTTAATGTTGCAAACCTTTCTTGCATCTTCTTGTTGCACAATGGAATATTGAACAGAACCTTCATAATCAGTAATCACATTTTAATTATTTTCAGAATGACCCACTCCCCTCCGTCCGTTCCGAAAGAGTTACAAGGCTTTCTTAAGGAATGTGTGTCCTACTAACGaaataaaagatgatgataatcCTGATGATGGGACCAGGGTCTGGTTTCTTGGACTTCGTGCCGGACCGAGCTCTAGCCATTTGTTTCATCGGGCTTCAATCAGGAGGCGGACATCCGTCTCCGTCCATTAAAtctccacctccacctccacctccatCTCCTTCTCTTCGTTGTCGTAGTTTGGTCGGCTCAGATTACTTTGATGTCTCTCTCCGGTGACTTTGTGAATTGCCTTTTCTTGTCAGATCAAATAAAATCACGAGTGTACACACGGCGCATTTCCTCTTTTAAGTTTCGTTTGAGCGTTTCCGTACCATCAACGAACGGGTCTTGTCAGCCAATAATGACTCCCACCTATCCAATTAAGCCGATAAAAGGTTAgcgctgctgctgctgctgctgctactacCGAATTCGCCCCAAGTCCGAAATGCAtgccaaacaaaaatgaacgGAGCAACGTGAGAAAATCGGCGTTTGGCCTCATTGCAAGAATTGCATATTTGCACATTCTTCCATTTCAGGTCAAGCCTTCGTAGAATAATCACTGGCCTGGTAcggagaatgaaaaaaataacagaAATAAAGTGAGACGTGGGTGGAAAGTTATCTTGCCTTCTTCGGTCCATAGGATTCCCAACAAAAATGGGCCCTCTTTTACCGAACTGGTCATGTCTGTTAATAACAAAATGCCGAACTTTGTGCGTTAAGCATTTTGCAGCTCCACTCATCTTATTAGTTTGCAATTGCAATCACATTATGCCTAACTAACGAGATAGCGAGTAATATCAATTAGATTTTTTTAACGATTTTTACCAACTTTCTGCATAAAAGAGTTATTGTACAAGACACCATCATCAAACCGGATGTCATAAATCTGTATTGCATTCCAGAATATCTTCTGACATTTCGTCCACTAATGGATACGTATTGGATGATATCTTGCATTTGGCTTTCATGAATCTTTATTACTCAGAACATAAGATTGTTATCTCATTATGATGAGCTCCTATATTTTCCTTTAGATGTGCAAGATTTACGAAAACAAATCAGGAAGTTGCGGAGATCATGAAGATTTTTACTACAGCAATGTATGGGTTGGAAAGAACATgagatttttgtttgttttggggTGCCAGGATCGGAGGGATGAGCTTCG
This Tigriopus californicus strain San Diego chromosome 7, Tcal_SD_v2.1, whole genome shotgun sequence DNA region includes the following protein-coding sequences:
- the LOC131883306 gene encoding protein drumstick-like, whose translation is MFSILPKGHPEGVRSLTRRKCRSHSAHPESYDCRFCKRSFTKQYNLLIHERTHSEVAQPSFELSMCEICGKVFRKFEAMKNHRMTHSPPSVPKELQGFLKECVSY